The Branchiostoma floridae strain S238N-H82 chromosome 10, Bfl_VNyyK, whole genome shotgun sequence genome has a segment encoding these proteins:
- the LOC118424101 gene encoding receptor activity-modifying protein 3-like, with amino-acid sequence MASTRVTVLSCTFVMLQLLLAAGLCPDMQTYDSWMAWCEDEFTYSVNISYICDWTQTIEPYSRVTKCAEAVSLTLNCTDRRRLFDVFMLDLHRRFFANCTPLQEPDFDAPDDVFAAAVAIPTILVWVAVFAWTYWNANKR; translated from the exons ATGGCGTCCACACGAGTGACGGTGTTATCTTGCACGTTCG TGATGCTCCAGTTACTGTTGGCGGCGGGTCTGTGTCCGGATATGCAGACGTACGACAGTTGGATGGCCTGGTGTGAGGACGAGTTTACCTACTCAGTCAACATCTCTTACATATGTGACTGGACACAGACTATAGA ACCGTACAGTCGAGTCACCAAGTGCGCAGAGGCCGTGTCGCTGACTCTGAACTGCACCGACAGGAGGCGCTTGTTCGACGTGTTCATGTTGGACCTGCACAGACGTTTCTTCGCGAACTGCACTCCTCTCCAGGAGCCTGATTTTGACGCGCCAGACGACGTCTTCGCCGCCGCGGTGGCCATTCCGACCATCCTGGTGTGGGTCGCCGTGTTTGCTTGGACCTACTGGAACGCGAATAAAAGATGA